A single window of Granulibacter bethesdensis DNA harbors:
- the zwf gene encoding glucose-6-phosphate dehydrogenase, with protein MAQIIPVSTFDGVVFGATGDLTLRKLMPALYRRLRDGQIPPDSRLIGAARSDLSSEDYANTVLEHLRKHIKGDEWQEETVSQFRSMLHYRHVDGKSGEGFDALATLLDEQPARIRVYYMATAPALYGDTCENLEKAGLVTEQSRVVLEKPIGQDLDSSRAINDAVGKIFAERQIYRIDHFLGKETVQNLIALRFANSIFERLWNADNIDHVQITVSETVGVEERAGYYDGSGAMRDMIQNHLLQLLCVLAMEPPVSLEADGLRDEKLKVLRALKPLAEHEVALSTVRGQYGKGAIQGRAVNSYVDEVGHPTTTETFVALKAEVRSWRWAGVPFYMRTGKRLPQKVSEVVIQFKHVPYSIFPSDSTELQANRLVIRLQPDEGMRLVTMQKDPGPGGLRLRPARLNISFEEAFGMRYPDAYERLLMDTVRGNPSLFMRRDEVEAAWIWSDPILEAWRNSTEGPRMYPAGSWGPTASIALIERDGRTWHEDWQDP; from the coding sequence ATGGCCCAGATCATTCCTGTCAGTACTTTTGATGGTGTCGTATTCGGCGCCACAGGCGATCTCACCCTTCGCAAACTGATGCCGGCCTTGTATCGGCGGCTGCGTGACGGGCAGATTCCGCCCGATAGCCGCCTGATTGGAGCGGCACGCTCCGATCTCAGCAGCGAAGACTATGCCAATACGGTGCTGGAGCATCTGCGCAAACACATCAAGGGGGATGAGTGGCAGGAGGAAACGGTCAGCCAGTTTCGTTCGATGCTGCATTACCGGCATGTGGATGGCAAAAGCGGTGAGGGGTTCGATGCTTTGGCGACATTGCTGGATGAACAACCCGCTCGTATCCGAGTCTATTACATGGCCACTGCCCCTGCCCTGTATGGTGACACATGCGAAAACCTTGAGAAAGCCGGACTGGTCACCGAACAGTCACGCGTTGTTCTGGAAAAGCCGATCGGGCAGGATCTCGACTCATCCCGGGCGATCAACGACGCCGTTGGCAAGATCTTTGCCGAGCGGCAGATTTATCGCATCGACCATTTCCTTGGTAAGGAAACAGTTCAGAACCTGATCGCGCTCCGCTTTGCCAATTCGATTTTCGAGCGGTTGTGGAACGCCGATAATATTGATCACGTTCAGATTACCGTCTCGGAAACGGTCGGGGTGGAAGAGCGCGCCGGATATTATGACGGCTCCGGCGCCATGCGGGACATGATCCAGAATCACCTGCTGCAGCTTCTCTGCGTGCTGGCGATGGAACCGCCGGTTTCTCTGGAAGCAGACGGGCTGCGTGATGAAAAGCTGAAGGTTCTGCGTGCCCTGAAACCGCTGGCCGAGCATGAGGTCGCGCTGTCCACCGTGCGCGGCCAGTACGGGAAAGGGGCGATTCAGGGTCGTGCAGTCAACAGCTATGTCGATGAGGTCGGACATCCAACAACGACCGAAACTTTTGTAGCCCTGAAAGCGGAAGTCAGATCATGGCGCTGGGCAGGTGTGCCGTTTTACATGCGCACCGGCAAACGCCTGCCGCAGAAAGTCAGCGAAGTTGTCATCCAGTTCAAACATGTCCCGTACTCGATTTTCCCTTCGGACAGCACGGAGTTACAGGCGAACCGGCTGGTCATCCGTCTGCAACCGGATGAAGGCATGCGGCTGGTGACGATGCAGAAAGATCCCGGTCCGGGTGGGCTGAGACTGCGACCGGCACGGCTGAACATCAGTTTTGAGGAAGCATTCGGCATGCGCTACCCGGATGCGTATGAGCGCCTTCTGATGGATACGGTGCGCGGCAACCCCTCCCTGTTCATGCGTCGGGATGAAGTAGAAGCCGCCTGGATATGGAGCGACCCAATTCTGGAAGCCTGGCGCAACAGCACGGAAGGCCCACGCATGTATCCGGCCGGAAGCTGGGGGCCGACTGCCTCCATTGCCCTGATAGAACGCGATGGGCGCACGTGGCATGAGGATTGGCAGGATCCCTGA
- a CDS encoding glutathione S-transferase family protein, whose translation MIELWTWPTPNGQKIHIALEEMGLPYRIIPVDIRKGDQFSPEFLGITPNHRIPAIIDPDGPHGQVLTLWESGAILIYLAEKTGRLLPADPVGRLKAIQWLMFQMGGVGPMFGQWNHFSAYAPETIPYAVERYQNEVLRLHRVLEARLKEADYLAGTEYSIADIATFPWITAITAKLPVLDDYPAVRRWHDRIASRDAVQRGMSVLQDRRQTTPITDAERDVLFGSSQTTSPVT comes from the coding sequence ATGATCGAATTATGGACATGGCCTACGCCAAACGGTCAAAAAATTCATATTGCTCTTGAGGAGATGGGTCTGCCTTATCGCATTATTCCGGTCGATATACGGAAGGGCGACCAGTTTTCTCCTGAATTTCTGGGCATCACGCCGAACCATCGAATTCCGGCGATCATCGATCCTGACGGCCCGCATGGACAGGTACTGACCTTATGGGAATCCGGTGCGATACTGATTTATCTGGCGGAGAAAACCGGGCGTCTTCTGCCTGCTGATCCGGTTGGGCGGCTGAAGGCGATCCAGTGGCTGATGTTTCAGATGGGCGGTGTCGGACCGATGTTCGGGCAGTGGAACCATTTTTCAGCTTACGCGCCTGAGACCATCCCCTATGCCGTGGAACGCTATCAGAATGAGGTTTTGCGGCTGCATCGTGTTCTGGAGGCACGCTTGAAGGAGGCTGATTATCTGGCCGGGACAGAGTATTCCATCGCTGATATCGCGACCTTTCCGTGGATCACGGCCATAACCGCGAAACTACCTGTTCTGGATGATTATCCTGCGGTGAGGCGATGGCACGACCGCATTGCATCCCGTGATGCCGTGCAACGGGGGATGTCCGTTCTTCAGGATCGCCGCCAGACCACGCCGATCACCGATGCCGAACGTGACGTGTTGTTCGGCTCTAGCCAGACAACATCGCCTGTAACCTGA
- a CDS encoding class I SAM-dependent methyltransferase, with protein sequence MTIQVETTATNLKQSSKPKSSNVSNTALFLKRWLANPLQMGSVIPSSPALCRRVAAQIRRNHDQIVLELGAGTGVISKALLESGIPPERLFVVEIVPDMAVHLRKALPGVQVIEGDARELPALLPAQWHGRVGSIVCGIPLVLLPLPAQKRFIDAMEAVAPGMGFLHYSYCATSPLPAGKHGLTGKREAWTPLNFPPASVWRYQPQKS encoded by the coding sequence ATGACAATACAAGTCGAGACTACTGCCACAAATCTGAAACAATCATCCAAACCAAAATCCAGCAATGTTTCAAATACAGCGCTTTTTCTGAAACGTTGGCTGGCCAATCCCTTGCAGATGGGATCGGTTATTCCTTCATCCCCGGCACTTTGCCGCAGGGTGGCCGCGCAGATTCGCCGCAACCATGACCAGATCGTACTGGAACTGGGTGCCGGAACAGGCGTGATTTCCAAGGCCTTGCTGGAAAGCGGTATCCCCCCGGAGCGGCTGTTTGTGGTCGAGATCGTACCGGATATGGCCGTTCATCTCCGCAAGGCCCTGCCAGGTGTTCAGGTGATCGAAGGGGACGCACGGGAACTGCCCGCTCTTCTGCCTGCGCAATGGCACGGTCGGGTTGGCAGCATCGTATGCGGTATTCCGCTGGTTCTGCTGCCATTACCGGCCCAGAAACGGTTCATAGATGCGATGGAAGCTGTCGCACCGGGCATGGGGTTCCTGCATTACAGCTACTGTGCGACCTCTCCCCTGCCCGCCGGCAAGCACGGGCTGACGGGAAAGCGGGAAGCATGGACACCTTTGAACTTCCCCCCGGCCAGCGTCTGGCGCTACCAGCCGCAAAAAAGCTGA
- the rpmG gene encoding 50S ribosomal protein L33 yields the protein MAKSNTVQIKLVSTADTGFFYVTKKNARAQTGKLEFRKYDPVVRKHVTFKEAKIK from the coding sequence ATGGCCAAAAGCAACACTGTTCAGATCAAACTGGTTTCCACTGCCGATACCGGCTTCTTCTATGTGACCAAGAAGAATGCCCGCGCCCAGACCGGCAAGCTTGAATTCCGCAAATACGACCCGGTCGTGCGGAAGCATGTGACCTTCAAGGAAGCCAAAATCAAATAA
- a CDS encoding S41 family peptidase: MKKARSIRTDLRRRLALRLALAMLLMWPAMAQAQMDAATPQATATDQETAFAQTLAADVFSSAFTFMAPRTLEAVPAPTLALWGLRGLTAIDPSLSASVDEHSVILTQSSKIVTGIERPPFTDYAAWGKLVTRMAASAWTVSPPVRHAQTQGIINSVFDEVFNHLDPYSRYEPPRDDDTSVTAQAGIGVTLARRGHGFIIRTVATGTAAEAIGLQPGQSIIALNGHPLEAETVSAAEAQLQGPEGSTVRLTVSGGPSHQLARDIQLRRAEPQQNTVTASQSGNLLVLHITSFSHSTGQDIANALSQFLRQRKSRRTLRGIVLDLRGNRGGLVKEAAAAASAFLGDDSLIATMSGRDPQANRIWQATGDDLTGTLPVIIIVDGRSASASEILAAALADDRRGVVIGSTTLGKGLVQTVSPLPDGGTLFITWSRVLAPLGWPIQGLGVMPQVCTSTGHVALDAQLMALQNGQLPMMAALTRNRMARAPMPAAEMMDIRNSCPAAEGGDSDMEAAHFLMDHPAAYAAALIPATLGLNLPR, from the coding sequence GTGAAAAAAGCGCGCAGCATCAGAACAGATCTGCGACGCAGGCTGGCCCTGAGGCTGGCACTGGCCATGCTGTTGATGTGGCCTGCCATGGCACAGGCGCAGATGGACGCTGCCACGCCCCAGGCTACCGCCACGGATCAGGAAACCGCGTTCGCCCAGACACTGGCCGCCGATGTTTTCAGCAGTGCCTTCACTTTCATGGCCCCCCGCACTCTGGAGGCAGTGCCGGCCCCCACCCTTGCTTTATGGGGGCTGCGTGGCCTGACCGCGATTGATCCATCCCTGTCCGCGTCGGTGGATGAACACAGCGTGATTCTGACACAGAGCAGCAAAATCGTGACAGGGATCGAACGCCCTCCCTTCACCGACTATGCGGCCTGGGGAAAGCTGGTCACCCGTATGGCGGCCTCTGCATGGACCGTTTCGCCCCCGGTGCGTCATGCCCAGACCCAGGGGATCATTAACAGCGTGTTCGATGAGGTGTTCAATCACCTCGACCCTTACTCCCGCTATGAGCCACCCCGCGATGACGATACATCCGTGACAGCTCAGGCTGGAATCGGCGTGACACTGGCGCGACGGGGGCATGGCTTCATCATCCGTACCGTGGCCACCGGAACCGCCGCCGAGGCGATCGGACTTCAGCCCGGGCAGAGCATCATCGCGCTGAATGGACATCCTCTGGAGGCTGAAACCGTCTCCGCCGCCGAAGCACAATTGCAAGGGCCGGAAGGATCAACGGTCCGGCTGACCGTATCAGGCGGCCCGAGCCACCAACTGGCCCGCGACATCCAGTTGCGGCGGGCGGAGCCGCAGCAGAATACGGTGACGGCCAGCCAGTCCGGCAACCTGCTTGTGCTGCACATCACCAGTTTCAGCCATTCCACCGGGCAAGACATCGCCAACGCGTTGAGCCAGTTTCTGCGTCAGCGGAAAAGCAGGCGTACCCTACGGGGCATCGTCCTGGATCTGCGCGGCAATCGCGGTGGTCTGGTCAAGGAGGCTGCCGCTGCCGCCAGTGCCTTTCTGGGCGATGATTCGCTGATCGCCACAATGAGCGGTCGCGATCCTCAGGCCAACCGAATCTGGCAGGCAACCGGGGATGATCTGACCGGTACCCTCCCCGTCATCATCATCGTGGATGGACGCTCGGCCAGCGCCTCGGAAATTCTGGCGGCTGCTCTCGCCGATGACCGCAGGGGCGTCGTCATTGGCAGCACAACCCTCGGCAAGGGACTGGTACAAACGGTCTCCCCCCTGCCGGATGGCGGCACGCTGTTCATTACATGGAGCCGGGTTCTGGCACCACTCGGCTGGCCCATTCAAGGGCTGGGCGTCATGCCGCAGGTCTGTACCAGCACGGGCCATGTCGCGCTGGATGCGCAATTGATGGCCCTTCAAAATGGTCAGTTGCCGATGATGGCGGCCCTGACACGCAACCGCATGGCCCGCGCGCCGATGCCCGCCGCGGAAATGATGGATATCCGCAACAGTTGCCCGGCAGCAGAGGGTGGCGATTCCGATATGGAAGCGGCCCATTTCCTGATGGACCATCCGGCTGCCTATGCCGCCGCGCTGATTCCGGCCACGCTGGGGCTGAATCTGCCCCGATAA
- the rnr gene encoding ribonuclease R has product MARRLKPANGSAAKGPSGGKAGRKSSRSSSQVVRPVPGHEPGTMPSREAIRRFVAEASGRIGKREIAKAFGLGAADKLQLRDLLKDMASEGNLAPAGHKRFMPAGGSMLPHAKGSSHLPEVAVILITGTDRDGDAVGRPAEWPREAGPPPSVLMHPEPRGRPALAPGEKVLARLRPIGHGRYEGRTIKRLGGDTPRPILGVYRLSEPVTLAPRSTRTSHAARQMLARQNASTAQLEGRVVPTDRRSKAEWLVPAGEEGGAEPGDIVRAMPLPHTGYGLKPARIIEKLGKIGDARSVSLICIETHDIPQIFPDEALSEAQKARAVPLEKREDLRDIPLITIDGEDARDFDDAVFAERAENDGFRLIVAIADVAHYVRPGSALDREAFKRGNSCYFPDRVVPMLPEALSNGWCSLRPDEDRGCLFVEMMIDAGGGKIRHRFGRGLMRSAARRTYEEVQQAHEAGDETLDALYGAYHALIKARTARGTLDLDLPERKVILNEAGSVDAIIPRPRLDSHRLIEEFMVLANVAAAEELERLHRPCMYRVHAPPSDEKTEALRGFLDSFGISLPPAGQIHPRDLDHILKQVAGTEHAALINETMLRSQSQAEYNPDNIGHFGLALSRYAHFTSPIRRYADLLVHRALIAGLKLGVGSLEDDEASRFVDIAEHITATERRAAMAERDAIDRYLAAFMADRVGARFAARISGVTRFGLFITVEENGASGIVPISSLPDDFWIHDEREQALIGRNSRAVWRLAQSVTVRLAEATPITGGLVFNLLSGASSSASSRPNSTDRTDTQDRFSSRKRGSPGRSRR; this is encoded by the coding sequence GTGGCGCGTCGTCTGAAACCGGCCAACGGATCAGCCGCCAAAGGACCATCTGGGGGAAAGGCGGGCAGGAAATCTTCCCGCTCATCCTCGCAGGTGGTCCGACCGGTTCCTGGCCATGAACCCGGCACGATGCCGAGCCGGGAGGCCATTCGCCGCTTCGTGGCGGAAGCCTCCGGTCGGATCGGAAAGCGGGAGATTGCCAAGGCTTTCGGTCTGGGAGCCGCCGATAAACTGCAACTGCGTGATCTGCTGAAAGACATGGCATCGGAGGGTAATCTCGCGCCGGCCGGGCATAAGCGATTCATGCCTGCCGGGGGGAGCATGCTCCCTCATGCCAAAGGGAGCTCCCATCTACCGGAAGTCGCCGTGATCCTCATCACCGGCACGGATCGGGATGGCGACGCGGTCGGCCGCCCGGCCGAGTGGCCTCGGGAAGCCGGGCCTCCCCCCTCCGTCCTCATGCACCCGGAGCCTCGGGGCCGTCCGGCGCTCGCACCGGGGGAAAAAGTGCTGGCCCGGCTGCGCCCGATCGGCCATGGCCGCTATGAAGGCCGCACCATCAAACGGCTGGGCGGCGATACGCCGCGCCCCATACTGGGGGTTTACCGGTTGTCGGAACCCGTCACCCTGGCCCCACGCTCGACCCGAACCTCTCACGCCGCAAGACAGATGCTGGCGCGACAGAATGCCTCCACAGCACAGCTGGAAGGCAGGGTGGTGCCAACGGATCGCCGCTCCAAGGCCGAATGGCTTGTTCCGGCCGGAGAAGAAGGGGGGGCGGAGCCGGGCGACATTGTGCGCGCCATGCCTCTGCCCCATACAGGGTATGGACTGAAACCGGCCCGGATCATTGAAAAGCTGGGCAAGATCGGGGATGCCCGCTCGGTCAGCCTGATCTGCATCGAAACACACGATATTCCCCAGATTTTCCCCGACGAGGCTCTGTCCGAAGCCCAGAAAGCCCGCGCCGTTCCATTGGAAAAGCGGGAGGATTTGCGGGACATTCCTCTCATCACCATTGATGGCGAGGATGCACGGGACTTCGACGATGCCGTGTTTGCCGAACGGGCAGAGAATGACGGATTCCGTCTGATCGTGGCCATCGCCGATGTGGCGCATTACGTACGCCCCGGCTCGGCACTGGACCGGGAAGCGTTCAAACGCGGCAATTCCTGCTACTTCCCGGATCGCGTCGTGCCGATGCTGCCGGAAGCGCTCTCCAATGGCTGGTGCAGCCTGCGCCCTGACGAGGATCGCGGCTGCCTGTTCGTGGAGATGATGATCGATGCCGGCGGTGGCAAGATCCGCCACCGCTTCGGACGCGGGCTGATGCGCAGTGCCGCTCGCCGCACCTATGAAGAGGTGCAGCAGGCTCATGAGGCAGGCGATGAGACACTCGATGCGCTCTACGGCGCCTACCACGCCCTGATCAAGGCCCGCACTGCGCGCGGCACGCTCGACCTTGATCTGCCGGAGCGTAAGGTGATCCTCAACGAGGCCGGATCAGTAGACGCTATCATTCCGCGCCCCCGCCTCGACAGCCACCGGCTGATCGAGGAATTCATGGTGCTGGCCAATGTTGCCGCAGCGGAGGAACTGGAACGGCTGCATCGTCCCTGCATGTATCGTGTCCATGCACCGCCGAGCGACGAAAAGACCGAGGCCCTGCGCGGTTTTCTGGACAGTTTCGGCATTTCCCTGCCCCCTGCCGGGCAAATTCATCCTCGCGATCTGGACCATATCCTGAAGCAGGTGGCCGGGACGGAACATGCCGCGCTGATTAACGAGACCATGCTGCGCAGTCAGTCTCAGGCGGAATATAATCCTGATAATATCGGCCATTTCGGGCTGGCGCTCAGTCGCTATGCCCATTTCACCAGCCCGATCCGCCGCTATGCCGATCTTCTGGTGCACCGTGCCCTGATCGCCGGGTTAAAGCTCGGTGTTGGCAGTCTGGAAGACGATGAAGCCAGCCGCTTCGTCGACATCGCCGAGCATATTACCGCCACCGAACGCCGTGCAGCCATGGCGGAGCGCGATGCCATCGACCGTTACCTGGCCGCCTTCATGGCCGACAGGGTGGGCGCCCGCTTTGCCGCTCGCATTTCAGGGGTCACACGCTTCGGCCTGTTCATCACGGTCGAGGAAAATGGTGCCAGCGGGATTGTCCCGATTTCCTCCCTGCCCGACGATTTCTGGATTCATGACGAGCGTGAGCAGGCCCTGATCGGCCGTAACAGCCGTGCCGTATGGCGTCTGGCGCAGAGCGTCACGGTGCGCCTTGCGGAAGCCACGCCGATTACCGGGGGGCTGGTGTTCAACCTGCTGTCGGGTGCTTCATCTTCTGCGTCCTCCCGCCCAAACAGCACAGACCGGACAGATACTCAGGACCGGTTCAGCAGCCGCAAGCGTGGCAGTCCGGGACGATCCAGACGGTGA
- the topA gene encoding type I DNA topoisomerase yields MTDVVVVESPAKAKTINKYLGGNYTVLASFGHVRDLPPKDGSVRPDQDFAMDWEADERGRKQVAAIAKALKGAETLYLATDPDREGEAISWHVRAMLEEARALKGVEVRRITFNEITRNAIRHAIEHPRDLDQPLIEAYLARRALDYLVGFTLSPVLWRKLPGSRSAGRVQSVALRLICEREAEIEVFRPREYWTVETHFFTPAGAPFTARLTHLDGKKLDQFDLNTEALAMRARALVEQGQFHVGTIERKKVKRNPPPPFTTSTLQQESSRKLGFGAQATMRLAQQLYEGVEMGGETVGLITYMRTDGVQMAREAMFSIRDHVKDSYGLDYLPAAPREYSSKAKNAQEAHEAIRPTDVERTPDSVARYLNPEQRRLYELVWKRAVASQMQSAELDQVTVDIFPQTGDAKSVQLRATGSIIAFDGFLKLYREGQDDTEEEEGRMLPPMAERDPLRQDRVDASQHFTQPPPRYSEASLVKRMEELGIGRPSTYASILSVLQDRNYVRLDKRRFHPEDRGRLVTAFLTSFFERYVDTNFTASLETQLDEISDGRADWRQVMQAFWQDFYQAVEQTKDLKISDVIDALDRDLGPHFFPTREDGTDPRICPACGDGRLGLRLGRHGSFIGCSNYPGCSYTRRLGIDGAEGEAETLKEGMRVLGQHPETGEDITVKRGPYGLYVQQGEAEEGSKKKPRRASLPRGVDGETILLDQALGLLSLPRLVGIHPETGEPIEANLGRFGPYVKMGGIYGNLDKDDDVLTVGLNRAVDVLAKKMASIRTLGTHPKDKEPVVVRKGRFGPYVQHGQVVANVPREIEMDDVTLDDAVAWLVEKGKPLKAKGGRKVAAKSSGKKAASADGNEAQPLKKATAKKATRAAGAGKAAAQKSGTRSATAKTAKAER; encoded by the coding sequence ATGACGGACGTTGTTGTCGTCGAATCGCCTGCCAAGGCCAAAACGATCAATAAGTATCTGGGCGGGAACTATACTGTTCTGGCCAGTTTCGGTCACGTACGCGATCTCCCCCCAAAAGATGGCAGCGTCCGCCCGGATCAGGACTTCGCCATGGACTGGGAGGCCGACGAACGCGGCCGCAAACAGGTCGCGGCCATCGCCAAGGCCCTGAAAGGAGCGGAGACGCTCTATCTGGCCACCGACCCGGATCGTGAGGGAGAAGCGATTTCCTGGCATGTTCGCGCCATGCTGGAGGAAGCCCGAGCCCTGAAAGGCGTCGAGGTCCGCCGCATTACCTTCAACGAGATCACCCGCAACGCGATCCGCCATGCCATCGAACATCCGCGTGATCTGGATCAGCCACTGATCGAGGCCTATCTGGCGCGGCGGGCACTTGATTATCTGGTGGGCTTCACCCTGTCGCCGGTGCTATGGCGGAAACTGCCGGGCAGCCGCAGCGCCGGGCGCGTGCAATCGGTGGCGCTGCGCCTGATCTGCGAGCGGGAAGCCGAGATCGAGGTTTTCCGACCACGCGAATACTGGACCGTCGAGACCCATTTCTTCACGCCTGCCGGCGCGCCTTTCACGGCACGGCTGACCCATCTGGACGGCAAAAAGCTCGACCAGTTCGATCTGAATACCGAAGCGCTGGCCATGCGCGCCCGCGCCCTGGTGGAACAGGGCCAGTTCCATGTCGGTACGATCGAGCGCAAGAAGGTCAAGCGGAATCCTCCACCGCCCTTCACGACCTCCACCCTCCAACAGGAAAGCAGCCGCAAGCTGGGCTTCGGCGCACAGGCCACAATGCGGCTGGCGCAGCAGCTTTACGAGGGCGTGGAGATGGGTGGCGAGACGGTCGGCCTGATCACCTACATGCGAACCGACGGCGTGCAGATGGCGCGGGAGGCGATGTTCTCGATCCGTGACCATGTGAAGGATTCTTACGGTCTCGACTACCTGCCCGCCGCGCCGCGTGAGTATTCCAGCAAGGCGAAAAACGCTCAGGAAGCACATGAAGCCATCCGCCCCACCGATGTCGAGCGCACACCGGACAGCGTCGCCCGCTATCTGAACCCCGAACAGCGCCGGCTCTACGAACTGGTGTGGAAGCGGGCCGTCGCCAGCCAGATGCAATCGGCAGAACTCGATCAGGTGACGGTCGATATCTTCCCCCAGACCGGTGATGCGAAATCAGTGCAATTGCGCGCCACCGGCTCCATCATCGCCTTTGATGGCTTCCTGAAACTGTATCGGGAAGGTCAGGACGATACCGAGGAAGAAGAAGGCCGCATGCTGCCCCCGATGGCAGAGCGTGATCCGCTGCGTCAGGACCGGGTCGATGCCAGCCAGCATTTCACCCAGCCACCGCCGCGCTACAGCGAGGCCTCACTGGTCAAACGCATGGAGGAACTGGGGATTGGCCGCCCCTCCACCTATGCCTCGATCCTGTCGGTGTTGCAGGACCGGAATTACGTCCGGCTCGACAAGCGGCGTTTCCATCCAGAGGATCGCGGGCGGCTGGTAACGGCGTTCCTGACCAGCTTCTTCGAACGCTATGTGGACACCAACTTCACTGCCTCGCTGGAAACGCAGCTCGACGAGATTTCCGATGGCCGCGCCGACTGGCGTCAGGTCATGCAGGCGTTCTGGCAGGATTTTTATCAGGCCGTCGAACAGACCAAAGACCTCAAGATCAGCGATGTGATCGACGCGCTGGATCGTGATCTCGGGCCGCATTTCTTCCCGACTCGGGAGGACGGCACTGATCCCCGCATCTGCCCGGCCTGCGGTGACGGACGGCTGGGTTTGCGGCTGGGGCGGCATGGCAGCTTTATCGGCTGCTCCAACTATCCCGGCTGTTCCTATACCCGGCGTCTGGGCATCGATGGGGCGGAAGGCGAGGCCGAGACCCTCAAGGAAGGCATGCGGGTGCTTGGTCAACACCCGGAAACCGGCGAGGACATCACTGTCAAGCGCGGCCCCTACGGCCTGTATGTGCAACAGGGCGAGGCCGAAGAAGGCTCTAAAAAGAAACCGCGCCGAGCCTCCCTGCCGCGGGGAGTGGATGGAGAGACCATCCTGCTGGATCAGGCGCTGGGCCTGCTCTCCCTGCCCCGTCTGGTTGGCATCCACCCGGAAACCGGTGAACCTATCGAAGCCAATCTCGGCCGGTTCGGCCCCTATGTGAAAATGGGCGGGATCTACGGCAATCTGGACAAGGATGATGACGTGCTGACGGTGGGGCTGAACCGCGCCGTCGATGTGCTGGCCAAAAAGATGGCCAGTATCCGCACGCTCGGCACCCATCCGAAAGACAAGGAACCGGTGGTGGTGCGCAAGGGCCGTTTCGGCCCCTATGTCCAGCATGGGCAGGTGGTCGCCAATGTACCGCGTGAAATCGAGATGGACGATGTCACGCTGGACGACGCGGTGGCGTGGCTTGTTGAAAAAGGCAAGCCGCTGAAGGCGAAAGGCGGTCGCAAGGTCGCAGCCAAATCGTCCGGCAAAAAAGCCGCTTCTGCTGATGGCAATGAGGCCCAGCCATTGAAAAAAGCCACGGCGAAAAAAGCGACCAGAGCAGCAGGTGCAGGCAAGGCAGCGGCCCAAAAATCAGGGACGCGCAGCGCTACGGCTAAAACGGCGAAAGCGGAGCGCTAG
- the dprA gene encoding DNA-processing protein DprA, producing the protein MTPHDAIDRLRLARTEGVGPTAYGRLITRFRSAGAALRALPGLPRATSLIIPSEEAIRTEMEALDRFGGRMIFLGAPDYPAALAATADPPPVLSVLGDIGLLSRRCIAMVGGRNASINGRTIAGDLSRTLASAGLVVVSGLARGIDTAAHIGAMETGLTIAVVAGGLDCPYPRENIRLQSVIAKRGAVISELPLGTAPIARHFPRRNRIIAGLSEGVILVEAALQSGSLITARCALEAGREIFAVPGSPLDPRCRGSNDLLRQGAWVTETAEDVLNNLPVTSRTTSTATQTPDLFLSSSAPAPSAKQKPGGAFTVSETNGLKEKILLLLGPEPVAVDDLIRRCQLSPSEVVAALLEMELSAHVVSLPGNRVARLAGAS; encoded by the coding sequence ATGACGCCCCACGATGCCATCGACCGTCTGCGCCTTGCCCGTACCGAGGGGGTCGGCCCGACCGCCTATGGTAGGCTGATCACCCGTTTCCGCTCTGCCGGGGCGGCTTTGCGTGCCCTGCCCGGCCTGCCTCGTGCGACCTCTCTGATCATCCCGTCGGAAGAGGCCATCCGGACGGAAATGGAGGCTCTGGACCGCTTCGGTGGCCGGATGATCTTCCTCGGCGCCCCTGATTATCCTGCTGCGCTGGCCGCCACGGCGGATCCTCCACCCGTCTTGTCGGTGCTGGGGGATATTGGCCTGCTATCGCGGCGGTGCATTGCTATGGTGGGTGGACGCAATGCCTCCATCAATGGCCGAACCATTGCGGGTGATCTGTCACGTACATTGGCTTCCGCCGGGCTGGTGGTTGTCTCCGGGCTGGCGCGAGGCATTGATACGGCCGCCCATATCGGAGCAATGGAGACCGGTTTGACCATCGCAGTCGTAGCCGGCGGACTCGATTGCCCCTATCCACGTGAAAACATCCGTCTGCAATCGGTCATCGCCAAACGAGGAGCCGTCATCAGTGAACTGCCGCTCGGCACAGCTCCGATTGCCCGGCATTTTCCACGCCGCAACCGGATTATCGCCGGGCTGTCGGAAGGCGTCATTCTGGTGGAGGCCGCCCTTCAATCCGGCAGTCTGATTACAGCACGCTGCGCACTGGAGGCCGGACGGGAAATTTTTGCCGTTCCCGGCTCCCCGCTCGATCCTCGCTGCCGGGGATCGAATGACCTGCTGCGTCAGGGCGCCTGGGTGACGGAAACCGCCGAAGATGTTCTGAACAACCTGCCCGTCACCTCAAGAACCACCAGTACAGCAACACAGACACCGGATTTGTTTCTTTCTTCCTCTGCGCCCGCTCCGTCTGCGAAACAAAAACCGGGTGGTGCGTTTACCGTGTCAGAAACGAATGGGTTGAAAGAAAAAATCCTCTTGCTGCTTGGTCCTGAACCTGTCGCAGTTGACGATCTGATACGCCGCTGCCAGTTGTCTCCATCCGAGGTCGTGGCAGCGTTGCTGGAAATGGAACTTTCTGCTCACGTCGTATCGCTCCCGGGGAACCGCGTCGCCCGCTTGGCCGGTGCCTCATGA